The DNA sequence aaccttaataataaaataaaatatatttttaaaatgacgtCCAAACTTTAACATTATGTCACCAAAAATGCTACTGTCAGGGTTACAAATTGTcctttcttatttagagtagtTGGCAATCTGGAGTAGTTTTTAATAGGAACCAAAGGCCAAGTTCAAGGAAAAGAGCTGTGTCCTTGGTGTGTAGCAGATATGTACTTTCTATTCAAGCCAAAAATGCAAACACTTTCATCCAGCAAACTGCACAAAACAGAGCAACTGAAAACAAGAGCTTACCCATTTAATGGAAGGCCCTGGACATGGCGGGTTGCGTTTTGAACACATGGAACAATCGTTCTCTGCGTCAAACACTAATGGAAaacaaaattgacattttatacTTTAACAATccaaacagaaatgtaaaaaaaaaaaaaaaaacagtgaaaatacATAAAGAAACATACCTGAAGCTTGAAGTACCAAAGCTGTACGTTCCTGTGCCATCTCTTTTGGAGTAGTCCCAAATTCCATGTTAGGCAATTTAGGAAATGCCTTCATGACTGCCTTTGCcatctaaataaacaaaagcaagcaaacaaataagacagaaagaaaatatgTGAATTAAACTGATTAAGCCATTGCA is a window from the Labeo rohita strain BAU-BD-2019 unplaced genomic scaffold, IGBB_LRoh.1.0 scaffold_1528, whole genome shotgun sequence genome containing:
- the LOC127158509 gene encoding lysine-specific demethylase 5B-B codes for the protein MKAFPKLPNMEFGTTPKEMAQERTALVLQASVFDAENDCSMCSKRNPPCPGPSIKWIQCDSCNRWFHDQCVQRDTPQLEDGDPRECCFCKA